The Bremerella cremea sequence CGCGGGCAATGTTGGGGTGATCTAATCTCGCAGCGCTTTGGGCCTCGTTCTTAAACCGCCGGACCGTTTCTTCTTTGGCGTTGTGCTCGCCTGATAGAACTTTGATCGCAACGCGGCGGTTGAGTTGTGTATCGTGCCCTCGAAAAACGGCCCCCATCCCGCCAGCCCCGACGAAAGCATCGAGCTGAAAGTGTCCTAGCGTTTGGCCGACGAGTTCTCGCCCCAGAGTTAGCTCTACTGCGGAATAGGGCCGTCCATGCGAATCGTGGGCACTTCCCTTGCGGGAAGAAATAACGGTGGGAGGCTCTTCGAGAAAGTTTCGATCTGATGGTTGAGGAAGGTGTGTTTCTGATTCACTGCCCAGACGTTCCGGCAGACGGTCCGCAGTCGGCGCGACACGGTCGTCGCGGACAGGCGGCAGGCTGTCGGAGTCTTTGAATGAATCAGCCATCAATACGAATTGCGAAAAGGTTCGGTCTTTACGCCTCCTCGGAAAAGGACTGAGGCGTCGGCGACCAGGGTGATGAGAAATCGCGAGTAATCTATGGTAATGGATCTCTACGCAGGCAATCTAAAGGAATCCGGCGTTCTCTTAACCGATTCCGGGGCTTCCCTCGGTACCCCTTGTTCGATTGGCCATGCGTTCCTTAACAATTGTAACCAAGCCGCCCGCAATCATCAGCACAAGTTTGCCAGAACCCCTAATTCCAACGACACCCCGGCTGAAAACGGCTTGTATTATCGCCCCAACCCTCCTAATTGTTTACTGGCAGAAACCACCGTACAAGCGGTCACTTAGGTAGCGAGTCCGCATCGCCAGCGTGAATTTGGCAATAACTCTCATAACGTCGAGTATCGAGCAGCCCGTCTGCCACCGCGTTTTTGACGGCACAATCGGTCTCGTGCGTGTGTGTACAATTGGGGAAACGACAGTGATTGATGAAGGGACGGATATCGCGGAAAAGCCCGGCAATCTCTTCCGGAATGATGTCCCATAATTGAAACTGGCGAATCCCAGGGGTATCGATCACATGCCCTTCGGTGGCCAAAGGAATTAACGTAGCGGTTGTGGTGGTGTGCTTCCCTTTATCATTGTCGCGGCTAACAGCACTCACCCGTAGATTCAGGCCAGGCTCAATGGCATTCAAAAGAGAAGACTTCCCCACACCGCTTTGACCAGACAAAACAGTATCTTTTCCCTGCAAAGCTTCGCGGAGCCGGTCGATGCCGATTCCCTCTTTGACCGAAATCAAGTGGACCTCGTAACCAAGGCCGCCATAGACGCCAACAATGGCCTGCAGTTGAGCCGGATCGAGCAAATCGATCTTGTTAATACACAAAATTGGGCGGATGCGGGCATATTCTGCCGTGATCAGGTATCGATCGATCAGATTCGGCTTCAATCCTGGTTCGCCAGCACTGCTCACGATGATCAACTGATCGACGTTCGCCACAATAATATGCTGCCGCCCTTTGCTGGTGCGGCTGAGGACACCGTAGCGTGGATCAACGCTTTCGATAATTCCTTCGTTCTCGCCACTAGGGCGAAACCAAACATGATCCCCCGCTGCAACCACATGCCGCACATCGGACGACATTGTCTTTAGAAGCCGCCGTGTTGCGCACTGGTAAATTTTCTTATCGCGGGCCTCGACCTCGCTTACCAGACCTTGCACTTGCAGCACTCGGCCGGGAAAGCAAGTGTCTTTGTCGACATGAATCGAATGATTCTCTGAGTCGTCTTGCAGCGCATCCTCATGGCTGATGATGGTCCGCTTGCGGGTCAACTCTCCCTTGCCGGAA is a genomic window containing:
- the rsgA gene encoding ribosome small subunit-dependent GTPase A; amino-acid sequence: MAKKGKGQQKRRVEFRKNRTQKVRQGDITKRFNRDEFDADKAVARERISGKGELTRKRTIISHEDALQDDSENHSIHVDKDTCFPGRVLQVQGLVSEVEARDKKIYQCATRRLLKTMSSDVRHVVAAGDHVWFRPSGENEGIIESVDPRYGVLSRTSKGRQHIIVANVDQLIIVSSAGEPGLKPNLIDRYLITAEYARIRPILCINKIDLLDPAQLQAIVGVYGGLGYEVHLISVKEGIGIDRLREALQGKDTVLSGQSGVGKSSLLNAIEPGLNLRVSAVSRDNDKGKHTTTTATLIPLATEGHVIDTPGIRQFQLWDIIPEEIAGLFRDIRPFINHCRFPNCTHTHETDCAVKNAVADGLLDTRRYESYCQIHAGDADSLPK